tcttcaattgtTTTATTCCTTCGAATATTTACCTTATTTTGTAGTAAATTTAAAGAATTTTGCGGATGTTGGCTTCACGGATTTCAGGTTTTACTTTTTAGTTTTTGATATCTGATCAGATTTTATTATATGGATTGATCATATACGTATATCTGCATAACACTGAAATTTTGAGAAAAACGAAAAAATTTTACGAAAATTTACTCTATTACTTGTAATTGAAGATATCCTCTgcttgtttttgatgatgctttGATTCATGAGATTTCTGATTTCCTTCATGTTTGGATTTGGTATGTGTAACCTGGATTCTGTTCCTCATATATATCATGAAAATCAGTCTTGGGTTATTTTTATAGTCCTACTCTGTTTTAAAAAATGGGTTTATCTAATTTGATGCAGAAAATCTGAACTTTTTTAATTTAATGTtgaattttgatggaaaatgacaATGTTGAACTTGTGTGTTCTATATATAGGTTTCAGAGTGGAAACTAGTTGATCGACCAAATCCAGGACTCTATAGTTACTaagtaagaaacaacaaaaatttgaaaattttgatattagttTATAGGGGAGAATCCAAAAGGGTGATCaatgctttttcttttttcattttgtatAGTAATCTGCAGTTAGAATTGTTCATTCGACTTCCACTTTAGAGCAGTGCTCGATGGATGCCACGGCGAGTGGAACTCCATCTATTCAATACCATAACATTGTGGTAGACCAATCCATTTCTACTCTTGTTGTGTCACCGTTCACACGTCAACAACGTCATTGCTTTGGTGATTCCattcctggagaatttccattAGCTGCTAACCCATCCATTGTTCTTCATGTCTTAACTGGTTGTAATTTGGACCCTCAAGATCTTGCAAAACTCGAGGCAAGTCTTAAAACCCTCATTAGTACTGATTTGGCATTTTAGGTACATTTGAATTTGTAATGCTGCTGATTGAATTACTACTCTTTTGGGTTTGTGGTAGGCAACATGTTCATTCTTCCGGGCGCCTGCAAACTTTGCCCCAGATCATGAACTGTCCATATCAGAGCTTGCTGCTCTTGATATGTGTCAGAAAAGAGCTATATTTAAGCCAATGGCTGATGATGAACGTGAGGCTCTTAAACAAAGATGCGGTGGATCATGGAAATTGGTCTTGAGGTTTTTGTTAGCTGGGGAAGCTTGTGGCAGGAGAGAAAAGTCTCAAGCAATAGCAGGTCCTGGTCACAGTATTGCTGTGACTTCGAAAGGGTCTGTGTTTTCCTTCGGATCAAACAGCTCAGGCCAGCTTGGGCATGGCACTTTAGAAGAAGAATGGCGGCCTCGTCATATCAGGTTTGGCGTTTCTTCGGCCCTTGGTGATTATGGAAATGAGCTGGAGACCATTAGGCAAATAAGGGAACTAAATACATTCAATTTATATGGTGCAGATCCCTACAAGGAATTCGGATTATCCAAGCTGCAGCTGGTGCCGGTAGGACAATGCTGATAAGTGATGCTGGTCGAGTTTATGCATTTGGGAAGGACTCCTTTGGAGAGGCTGAGTATGGAGGTCAAGGATCCAAGCTTGTTACAACCCCACAGCCAGTGGAGTCCTTgaagaacatatttgttgttcaagCTGCAATTGGAAACTTCTTCACTGGTGTTCTTTCTAGGGAGGGAAGGGTGTATACTTTTTCTTGGGGCAGTGATGCTAAACTTGGTCATCAAACTGAACCCAATGATCTGGAGCCTCATCCTCTCTTAGGCCCCTTAGAGAACATTCCGGTTGTTCAAATAGCGGCTGGGTATTGCTACCTTCTAGCTCTAACTTGCCAACCTGGCGGCATGTAAGTATTCTTTCCATCTGTAATTGTGACTTCGATTCTCAACATCATGGACAGGTGTGGTTCTGTTTGGCGGCGAATAGTAATCCGCTCTCAACTGCTTTGATTTATGTCAGGTCTGTGTACTCTGTTGGTTGTGGTCTTGGTGGAAAGCTTGGACATGGTTCAAGAACTGATGAAAGGTATCCTAGGTTGATTGAACAGTTTCAGACCTTGAATCTTCAGCCTATGGTAGTCGCAGCAGGTGCGTGGCATGCTGCTGTGGTGGGACAGGATGGTCGTGTTTGCACATGGGGTTGGGGACGTTATGGATGTCTAGGACACGGGAATGAAGATTGTGAATCAGTTCCAAAGGTGATTGAATCCTTGAGCAATATTAAAGCAGTTCATGTTGCCACAGGGGACTACACTACCTTTGTGGTGTCGGAAGATGGCGATGTCTATTCATTTGGTTGTGGTGAATCATCCAGTCTTGGACATAGTACTGGTGCTGATGGACAGGTCTGGCTTTTTAATCTTCTTCTGTCTACTGCATTTCAAACGTATTGTGCTCTTTGCCCATTTAATAGATCAAAAATAGTATGGAATGACTAGCCTTAACTAGCTGATCTGTTCAGTTTATATTTTTGGCAGGAAATTGTTTCAGTTTACTCTAATTGTTACTATTTACATGAGATTCCTACAAATTCGCATGCTTTTTTTTTCTCTAGAAATATCTGTACATATCTAATTGTTTTTCCATGTTTTCTATACAGGGTAATAGGCACACAAATGTGTTAAACCCCGAGATAGTAACTTCACTTAAGCAGGTGAAGGAGAGGGTTGTACAAGTCAGCCTCACAAATTCGATATATTGGAATGCCCACACCTTCGCACTCACAGAATCTAGCAAACTTTATGCATTTGGTGCGGGAGACAAAGGACAGCTCGGAGTAGAACTAGTCGCCAACCAAAGCGAAAGGGAAAACCCTGAACTGGTTGAAGTTGATCTCAGTTAGTGATCAGTGTGTTGGTTCCGTTGCTCACCATCACTAGTAGCTTAACTAGTTGCATTTGATTTCTCACTTTGGTTTTAGTAGGTTTCCTTGTCTATTTTGTACATAAAACACTAAACAAAGGTTTAATTAATTATCGAAGCTAGGAGCAGGGCCCAACCAAGAGCTGCTGAAGTTGTAGTGATCAACCCTTAAATAGTTAAGGGTTTGTATAGGAAAAAAAGGGCAGTAGCTCTTGGAGACCTCGTGCAGTTTATAGCTAGTAGATACTCTGTTTATAGCTCTTTTAACTTATTTGCGGTTTTACCTTTAATTTGAATTTCATCTTTGTTTTTCTATGTTATTCTCTTCTCGAGGATTCGATATTAGTTTACTAGTACAGTATTAGTCTATCGACTGTTGTAGATGCCTCGCAAACAAGCATCCTCGGTTTGGCGGGTTGTTAGGTTCATCCAAATCCCGGCTGGAGAGTTATTAACTGCGGAGTCCGGACTGGTGTTGTGATTTCCATTTAAGACTAGACTGTGTTACCAGCCATGGTCCATGGATTCACAATGCCATTTTTGATTGGGGACAGTTACCCAGCCCTGTCCATGGATTCGATATTTTCACTAACAAGGCCGCATGAAGTCCAATGTTCATAAccgtttttttagggtttactcTGTGTGGCAGCTGATGTGAGaatgtttttgatttgatttggatCCGAGTCATACTTTGACTCGGGCTGTTGAGGCAGACTGCCAATGAATTTGACCCGTCCGTGGTGCTACCTTGACAGTGAGAACACTGAGAAGGAAGTTATAATTTAGTACTAGACTTGAGTACAGGGTCGAGTCAAGTTAGTGTTCGTGAATTGTGTCAACCATTAAGAAGCAAACGATATAACTAGCATGATTGGAGAAAGAATATTATAAACGATATAACTAGCATGATTGGAGAAAGAATATTATAAGACGAGTAAAAATATACATTTCCCAGTCCATACATCCATTATTTTAAAATGAGAAAACCTCAAAGAAATTTATTATTCTTCGGAAAGGTactgtttgtaccctattaaaatagtaTACATGTGTACCACACAAGCTATTTAATATCTAGGAATTACTAGTTAATCCACTTTAGGAAGAACCGGTTACTGTGTAGTCCATCATCAGAAAACAATAactcgctggtccaaaaacatgcttTTGGACCAGATTTTTTATTCTCTCGTCCAGCATACGTGCAAGGTGTTTTATGTGTATTTCATAAATGTCGTAATTATCCCTCCGTCCAATCAATACCTAACATAAAAACACGTCAagcatattatttttatttttcagatctgaatcgattaagaagaagaagaccgaGAGCAgattcatgaagaagaagaacaaagaagaagaagatataattcaattgaagaagaagaacaacaaagaaGAACAAGATATCATTCCATTAATAGATCagcgaagaaaaaaaataaagagatatGGATTTAATCAATATTGGGATTCTTAACTTTTTAATCTATTTCCTCGTCTGGATCTGTTATTCAACATTGAAAACGAAGGTAGTCCATTCAAAACGATATGATTTAGTTTATTAAAGTGAAGATTAATACTTCTTTCGTCTCCGGTtagttttgatttcaattttttgttaattttatctTTGATCAAATTGTTTTGGGTTTTAGGTTCGTATAAAAAAGATTGGGAGATTTTGTACGATCCTAcaataacccaattttttttctttttttgtacatATGTTCATTCAGAAcatattgaatcatcaacattttcCTTTCATACATATTTTCTTtcagtacatatcaacatgtattgttggatcatctactcttttttcttttgtacttttttttttcttctatacatattttccttgagtaaatattaatatgtattgttgtatcaatatgtactattGAATCATATACTTTTCCATTGATACACGTTTTtgttcagtacatatcaatatgtattattgGATATGTATTGTTGGATCATCCACTCTTTTTCTTTGGGTACGTATTTTTctttagtacatatcaatatgtagtgttggatcatctactcttttttttattttgtgctCTTTTCCCCTCAGTACATGGTTTCCAtgagtacatatcaacatgtactaTTAGATCAATATGTACTGTTGAATCATACTTTTTCCTtcaatacatattttccttcggtacatatcaatatgtattgttgatcaatatgtacaattggaTCTTgtactctttatttttctttgtactCTCTTCTTCTACTGTGGTATTTGTGTATTCTTTGTATTCTTCGATCTTGTTTTTACCAGGATTCACCAAATATAAATTTCTCCATGGTTTTAGTAAAATagggttttcttcaatcttttttcaATATGTATTATTGATCAATATGTAcagtttgatgagtttgtttgatttttttgtttgtctGTTTGATGATTTATTTTTTAACATTTCAGTTTGTTTGGTTggtttgaaaatttgatttttcattttgattatttttgCTCTAAACCTAAtcatattttagtttatttttgatgttttgattttgcagTTTTCATTACTGTTGATCGAGAAGAAAGAACGACGAAGTTGTAGAGAAGAATAAAGAAGGAAGTAGTGGGAGGAAACGGTTAAAGCGTGAGTGAGGATAGCCTGGTAACTTTACATATGTTTAAACCTTTTTGGACTAAAGGATAAATGTTTAATCCCGCTGGACTAGTCACTAACCCggatcgggtttagtggactaaacaggaaatcCCTCATTTGATATTGGTCTAATATGgttattgtggaaaccggtgggtttattgaggaaatccgtatggcttattatggaagcccaatacggtttattgtggaatccggtgggtttattgaggaaactcacatggtttattatggaagcccaatctagcttattatagaagcccaaatGACTTATTGTAgaagtcattttgagatagacacaaatcttggaagatagacaaggatcttccaagatagatacaaatcttgaaaAGAGATAGACATGAATCTTTCAAGATAAATACAAATGTTGTGGGGATATACACAAATCTTGTGAAGATAAtaaggatcttccaagataaaCTCAAATCTTGTGAAGATAATAAGGATCTTCAAAGATAAACTCAAATCTTGACAAAATATATaaggatctttcaagatagaTAAGAATTttaaaggataagtacaaatATTGATAGTTATTCTGGATAACTACAAATATAGGGTTATTATgaaaccaaattagggtttagggcctataaatagaggctaaaaTCCAACTCAAAGGGTACACGAtgataattccttttctcctcTGAAAAACCTGTCTAGGACTCTCTCTCTGACTTAAGCAtcagagtgtctttgcaggtacccctcATCTTTCATCTACAGTTCTGGAAAAATAAAGCAACGGCGGAGATTCATCAACATATACAAATCTCCAAGATTGTTGGGGTGATTAAttttgcaccaacatcttttgacgccgactaaggggaacgtGGTTAATAGTCTCTCTCGCTTTACCACGGAACTAAGTCATGCTTTGAGTAGCCAGCTGGATATCAAATACACTATCGTGACGGATAGAATACTCATTGTGTGCCCCCATCACATCAAAGATGGATTTCATAGAGAAACCCAACTACAATGGAGAAAGTTTCAATATTAGATGAACAATTAACTCGTAAAGCGATAATTCAAGAAGTATCAATTTGACGTTGGAGTAGCTCGTCAGCATTCGACATTCGTCAGCTAACAACAGGAAAAAGCAAGATCAAGATGCAGCTACTGCGTACTAACTCGAGCAATAACCTCGTAGCAATCCAGTTCGTTCGTTTGGATTTAACTATCTCGGAGATTCCGACTCGGACAGATCAATTTACGTGCATCAAGGAAAACTAGTCCTACCAAGTCAGCATAAATTACTCATCTCAGATCATTCTGCTCGTTGCGAGTCAAAAAGTTTCAACCAATGCAAGTGATGGAAGATATGCGAATTCTCTAATCAAAGTAGAGTCTCATGGAGAACCTGGCCTCTCTTTTTCCTGGAGAAGAACGTAAAATGTTTGATGAAAAGCGCGAGGTCTTACGTCCAGCACTCTGTTTACAAGATAAATGCTTGCGACTTCAAAGCAATGTAAAGTAATTTCAAGACTGATAAAGAATGTGACGGGGAATGTCAATTATTGGTGAACTTTGGTTTTACACGTTCACGGATCCTCTCGGAAAATCTATGCTCACGTTTATTTGTTCCCGGAGAGTCAGTGGGACAATGAGTTTATGGAAAATTCGAGTGCAGGACACGAATTACACCAAAGTTGCAGCAAATAATTGTGCCAGAACAGCGTTGCCGACAAGAAGAAAAGCTCAAGACGGTACTGCTCAGGAGGCTCCAGATCGGGTCATATGACTAGACATCATAAGTCTATCGAGATGAGGAGTAGAGCTTTGAGTTATTGAATTCTGACTCCAAAATGTAGCAGTCCCCATTCATATGGAGAAGCGAGATAAGTATCACGCATTCTAAAaatatcattcaaacaatttatagAGAGCATCTAAGATTTTGCAGACCTTAATGCATGGTACcgttgagtttccaaactcaaacgttctaaaaaaaatgatataatctaAGAATTGTGTGCAATTCCCGATGCCTCTTAACTCATGTTGTCAGATTGCGCAAAGCATTGAGAGAAGCTAAATTTCACAACTGTACCGACAAGAGTCAGAAGTAGAAGTCCTCATAATGCCAAATCGATACATCACGGCGATAAAAGCCCAGACCACATGACGATGGGATTAAAGGGATGGACCCAAGCCACCGGTGAGATACGGTAAACATGCTTGCCTAAAGCACCGTCATAAGGCGCACAGCTCAGCTTAATCCACCTCAAAGTGCGAACTCGACTCGCAGAAAGGTGAGCACTTCATAAGCCTGTAAACGAGAATCCGTGGGCAGAGAAAGATGATTTTCATGCGCTATAACAGCGTGCGTTGAAGGAGCAGTTTTGTGATCATCATTCACAACCGATCAATTggaataaatttctacaatcatgaAGATCGCCATCATTAGAAGAGTTACGCAGCAACCATTTTCTTCTATAAGAAATTCGTCAATAGAACTCCCTCGGATCATATAGCTTTTGCAACCTCTGGATCGAAATAAGTACATCTTTTTAATGAACATAGTTCAACTAGATCCTGGAG
This genomic stretch from Papaver somniferum cultivar HN1 chromosome 5, ASM357369v1, whole genome shotgun sequence harbors:
- the LOC113282385 gene encoding ultraviolet-B receptor UVR8, which gives rise to MDATASGTPSIQYHNIVVDQSISTLVVSPFTRQQRHCFGDSIPGEFPLAANPSIVLHVLTGCNLDPQDLAKLEATCSFFRAPANFAPDHELSISELAALDMCQKRAIFKPMADDEREALKQRCGGSWKLVLRFLLAGEACGRREKSQAIAGPGHSIAVTSKGSVFSFGSNSSGQLGHGTLEEEWRPRHIRSLQGIRIIQAAAGAGRTMLISDAGRVYAFGKDSFGEAEYGGQGSKLVTTPQPVESLKNIFVVQAAIGNFFTGVLSREGRVYTFSWGSDAKLGHQTEPNDLEPHPLLGPLENIPVVQIAAGYCYLLALTCQPGGMSVYSVGCGLGGKLGHGSRTDERYPRLIEQFQTLNLQPMVVAAGAWHAAVVGQDGRVCTWGWGRYGCLGHGNEDCESVPKVIESLSNIKAVHVATGDYTTFVVSEDGDVYSFGCGESSSLGHSTGADGQGNRHTNVLNPEIVTSLKQVKERVVQVSLTNSIYWNAHTFALTESSKLYAFGAGDKGQLGVELVANQSERENPELVEVDLS